TCGTCCTCAAGCAGGAGCACGTCCAGACATCCTTTGAAAAAATCTGTCGTGAAGCAATTTTTCCTGTAAAACCAACTGTTTGTTAGGTAATTGTGTCACTGTCTGACCATCGACGAAACGCGTCGAAGGCGAGAGTGGATTTTTCGGGGAGTGGGAGGGGAGGTTCGCgtggatttataaaaaaacaaaccaaATTCAAAACATCACGCCCGTCGTCGAATCGATGCGATTTGTATTAATGAAATCGATTTGAAAAATACCAACTTCGGACGTGACCGATAGGCAGTGCTCGAATCGAGGGGGTACGGAGTATctgctttttataatattatgctttatattTGTGCGCAGACCTCTTCTTATTATATCCTAATCATAAtaagacatttaaatatttaagtgcgCAAATTGTTTTCACACTTTTGTTTGCCCCTTGTAATTTTTCCCAAATCAAGCACTGCCTATACagatattctaaaataattgcAGTTTATTGTGCGTCGCGCGCTTCACAGTGACCTGTGGTGAAGAATGGATGACTACGCACTGGTCGGCATTCGAATCATCGCGGggaaaaaagaaacaatataagAACATAAAACCGAACGAGCCACCGCGGTTACGATCGaagtatattataccaattaacATATACCGACTTATACCGCGACACGGCTTGCGGTTCGCGGATTGTTGcgtggaaaatattattatatcttcgCAATTGCGTTTTTTCGCACAGATGCTCTCGTCGAGTGCAGCTGCTGCAATCgtgacgatatattattattatttcaaacaaaacCGACGCAcgcgatatattttatacttagatgcatatatttatattgttatatattattatatgtctgCAGGACACTGTAGTGCCGTTTCACGTGGcataacacattttaatttacgGTTTGGGACGTCTGTCTAACGGACAGgaagtaaattattatgtacatcggAGAAAACATGCGATCCCGGATATAGAGTGTCGGTTACTCGGTTAGCACGCGTGAGTATAGATCTTTAAATCCTCAACGATAGTTTTGGGAGTATACCACCGACCGGAAGtgacttacatttttataatccaTATGAAGCATACAAGAGTACACATACAAGAGCCAAGAGATGCGTTTAGGAGACTGTCCTGCGCCAATATCGTACTACGCTGGGTAAGTCTGTAATTTTGTCTTTGATTTTTATTGTTACGGCCTCTTAGACCAAACTAACAGGCCCAATCCATCTCGATTCTCCTGTAGTACGTATGCCGTTGAAGTGAAATTCGGCAGCACATCTCTCTCAACACAGTCCTCCTGCTCCTccttatatagaaaatataatgcgAAAGACGCTTGttttttcagtatttaattGTCGCGTATTAAAAGAGAAAAAACCTAACGTttaggtacgtatataataggtacacttcATAACTATACTTATCtcgctacaatatattatgataattgtgCAAGACGCaagttgtaggtaggtacgtgttATATAAAGTGAGCGCTATCGCGAAATTTCATAACAGCATAACATTATTTGGTTTGTTACGACCGAAAATAGCGAACCAGTTTtcgtaatgaaaaaaaaaaaccgcttcTGAAAAACGAGAGGACGCGGCGGCGCGTAAACGGTGTAGCGGACTTGGGCTGGCTGCAAATCCGcgataaatagttattattggAACGAGCGAGCGGTGTGGGTGACGGGTCGCAAGGGGACGTGCGGGTGGAGTGGGTGGGGCGGGAAGGCGACGCGAACCTGCACAGTGAGTGGAGCTGTGGTTCCCGGAACAGGTTGTAACAGTCTTCGCACACCCTGTCCAGCCGGGCGAATATCGTCTTGTCGTACACGCCCTTGCATTGGATGTCGAAGAACGACCGCTTGCTGAGCGGGTGATCGATGCCCGAcaacgacggcgacgacgacccGGCCGCGCCGCCGCTTGACATCATCCGGTGGTGGCCGCCTGAGTGGTGGTGCAGGTGGTGAGCGGCTGGCACGGCGACCACGGACACGGCCATTATCGCCATCAACGTGGCCACCAGCACTAGTGCGGGTTCGTAGCCCATCACACTGTATTTCGACATCTGTtcaaaacaaaacgaaaaatataaacattagacAAATGCGAACAAACAAAAcagataaatgtaatatataataataaaggcacctcaaatatcatattattgacaaatataggtataaaagaGGTGTGACCGCCGTTTGCCAGCcgccaatattatataatattaagcgaAGACTGACATTTTTAATGGTCGCGGATGAGTTTCGGGTGTGTGGGCGCCGCAGCCGCGGGATTAGTGTCATATGAGCAGGACGCCATTGGAACAACGCAAGTACGGTTtgttatgagaaaaaaaattcgttTCCTATTTGCATTTTATGCGCAGGCACGAGCCACTTTCTTTGACCAGTGCGATTTAATTCAAAATCGCCTTAGATTTGTTCGGGCTCTGTACGATAATCATACTTTAATAATAGTCCTACACAGAGCTGCGACCTCACAGCAAGAGAACAAAACCCTTAGTCaacaacattttgaattatacaAAGTCTAACGTGAATAATGAATATGCACTGATAACACACACCcaaacaaacaaacacacacgcacacgcacagcATACAGAGCGCTTCGAAGACATATTATTACGCGCCTCCGaggagcatattataatattatattcgtcaactattaaatatatatatatatatgcggtGAAAAGAGTTACAACTTGCACAAATAAAGAAATttctatgaatatattatactatcattgccaattttttttcgttgcaCAATTTTTCGCGTAAACTCTGTCACCGCCCGACGACGGAATAcctctatacacaatacacgcaaatatcataataatataatacgaatttgtATATACGCTGCAAACTTACGcgacttcatattataaatatttacacgaTCGTGAAACCCACGACTGTGCTTAGTGTGATGTTTATATTCCGCTGCACTATAACATGATGGGCTGACAACGGTCGTTTATCAtttcataataacataatattattattaattattatacgcattaAACTGATTAAACGGTTCGGGTTTGTCGTCTCACCAGCCCTGGTGCAGTGCACAGTGTACACGTATAGTATGTATACTAATACGACCTAGGTATATAGGCAGGTATCTAAATATTCCTTACGATATGCTGTATATTAAATCATGGCGACTTGGCATCACTATGACGGATGGTGCaggacgataataataataataataataataatatattatatcattgaacaattatctgcaatattatactataggtttatatatttatattatacgttaaatacaattatttatataaagtcAATAATGTTGGtcaatcgttatattatattatgtaaatacaccAGCTCCAGAGCGCCGCCGGGCCTGATTTATCAGATGAGGGTGCAGcgtataacattaaaatgtgAACACTTTACAAATTTGgcgtatataagtatata
Above is a window of Metopolophium dirhodum isolate CAU chromosome 3, ASM1992520v1, whole genome shotgun sequence DNA encoding:
- the LOC132940539 gene encoding ion transport peptide-like, yielding MSKYSVMGYEPALVLVATLMAIMAVSVVAVPAAHHLHHHSGGHHRMMSSGGAAGSSSPSLSGIDHPLSKRSFFDIQCKGVYDKTIFARLDRVCEDCYNLFREPQLHSLCRKNCFTTDFFKGCLDVLLLEDEVEKIQKWIKQLHGADPVGVRA